CAGTTCTTCCCTGCAAGGACACCGGTCGCTGGCGGTGCAGGTGCGGCAGCAGGACTGCCTGGACGAGGCGGCATGCACATAGCCCGGCGCCGATGTAGATCCGGAGTCGTTCTTCACGGAGCGTACGGAAGATCGGCAGGCTGACCGTGTGGCAGGTCCGCTCGGGCTTCCCGGTCCGCGAGGGCTGTTTGCAGCACGGCCTGGAGACAGGCGAGCGGTGGGGCGTGTGGGGCGGGATCCCGGCGGGGACGCGGCAGTGGTCGGCGGCGGACGGCGCGTCCAAACGACGGTGCCCAGTACGGGACGGGCGCAGGTTAGCGCGGCCTCTTTAAGACGTCGTCTCATTTGGATCGCTGGGTAATCTGCACCGTGTGGTGATGGTCGAGCGCATGGTGCCGGACGAGTTGTGGGAGCTGTTCCAGCGGGTGGTACCGCCTGCTCCATCGCGGCCGCAGGGTGGTGGTCGGCGCCGGTATGGGGATCGTGAGGTGCTGGCCGCGATCATCTTCGTGGCCACGACAGGCTGTACCTGGCGGCAGTTGCCGCCGGTCTTCGGCCCGTCGGGGCCGACTGCGCACCGGCGCTTCACCGAGTGGACCGCCGCCCGGGTCTGGGCGAAGCTGCACCGCCTCATCCTCGACGAGCTGGGCTCGCGCGGAGAGCTTGACTGGTCGCGCTGCGCCATCGACTCGGTGAACATGCGGGCCCTGAAAGGGGGGACCTGACAGGTCCGAATCCTGTGGACCGGGGCAAGAAAGGCTCGAAGATCCACTTGATCACCGAGCGGACCGGTTTACCCCTCTCCATCGGGATTTCCGGCGCGAACCTGCACGACAGCCAGGCACTCGAGCCACTCGTGTGCGGCATCCCGCCGATCCGATCCCGCCGCGGCCCGCGCCGACGACGGCCCGCCAAGCTGCACGCGGACAAGGGCTACGACTACGACCACCTGCGCCGATGGCTACGCCAGCGAGGCATCCGGCACCGCATCGCCCGCAAGGGCATCGAGTCCTCCACCCGGCTGGGCCGGCATCGCTGGACGATCGAGCGCACGATGTCCTGGCAGGGCGGCTGCCGCCGTTTGCACCGACGCTACGAACGCAAGGCCGAGCACTTCCTGGCCTTCACCGCCATTGCCTGCAACCTCATCTGCTACCGCCGACTCACCAAATGAGACGACGTCTAAGTAGGGTAGCCGGGTCACGGCAACGTGACCCGGCTACCCTACTTAGTCCTCAGGGGCCGGCCGGTTGGGCGACAGCGGACACCTTTGACAGGGGCCGCAGGCGCGCTGTCTGCACTGATCGTGCTGGCAGTGGGCTGGTACCTCCTCATCGCAGAGAGGCGTGTCCTCTTGGCGGTGGTTGCTGATCTGACCTGCGGCGGAGTAGCGGTGGAGTCCTGGTCGCACTCGGGGCAAGTCCCCGCTGTTCCCCGTGGTTCCCCGCAGAATCTGGCACGCGAATGGCACGGTCCCTTTGCCTCGAACGTCCCTTGGCGGAACTGGGCCTCGGAGTGTCTGAGCCTCAGCCGACGACAGTCAGCCACGACGGCGGGTGCGCCGACCAACCACGCACGCGTATGCCTCGCCGCACCCCCACCGGCCTCAGCCTCGCTGCCATGCCGTCGACCAGAGTGAGTCGCGCCGGCGGAAGCGTGGTTGTGAGACCTTGGGTGATGACCGCTTCGTCCCGAAGCAACTTGGAGCGGCCGTTGTGCTTGGGGTGTAGTGCCTGTCATCTGCGCTAATGGTCCGCTGACGTCCACGGGTGTTCGCGGTTGTGCGTCGTGGTTGTCACGCAGTTAGACACTCAGTGTGCCTCGCCCGCATCGCTCTAGGGGTGTGTTACGCGCGAGCCACGCGATCTCTAGGCCCGCCCCACCAGTTCAATCGCGATGGGCGCAGCGGACTCGATCTCGATCGTGGCCCCTTCATCCTCCTGGAGGGGGTCAGAGGAAGCGTCGATGGGGAGTACGACCAGTCTCGTGTGCGGTCGAGGAAGCTGACCCAGGTCCAGGGGCGGATCGTGACGCAGGATGTCGACGACGCGAACGAGCGTCTCGGGGATGCTGACGCTGCACAAGTCCCCACGGTTTAGGTACTGAGGGCTCGGCTCGGTGCGAAACAGCGTGTACGACCACTCCCACGAGCCAGGGTCAACGGGAAAGGCCACTTGCCCGTTCCATCGGAACCGTGAGTCCGGATCGACCTTCTCCCAGGGCCACTCCACAGAGATGTAGGAGCCCCGAACGTCGGCAACTCGCGCCCTCGCTGGCGAGCAACCCACTCGCAGTACATCGCCCACCTGGTAGGCCGGTCGACCGGCTTCGCGCTTCACCACGCTGCTCCTAACATGTCTGATCCGTGTCCGAAGGCTACGGCTGGTTGCTGCCTTCTTCCTGCCCTGGGCCTTGCCGGGGATCTTGGTGAGCTGGGTTCTTGCTGGTCAGGGTCGGTGAGCTCGTGCGCCTGGTGGTCGTCGTTGGTCGTCTTTGGCCACTGCCGAGCGGCCTCGGACGGCCCAGAGACGGCCCAGCTTCGCCGCGCTCGACTGACGGCCGGCGCCCTCGATGGGTCCCGTCTACCACGCGCGTGTGCCTCGCTGTGCCCGCACCGGCCTCCACCACGCTGCCGGTCCCGTCCACAAGAGCGAGCCACGACGGCCGACCCATGGCGACGGTGCCCTCAGCTTGGGAAGCTGCGGGCACTTGAGGCCGGTTTGGCGCTGAGCTGGGTGAACGGCTGGGCTGTGGCTTCTTAGGGCTCGACTGCTTTCCCCGTGGTTCCCCGTGGTTCCCCGTGGTTCCCCGCTCGATCTGGTGCGGTTGTGGTGCGGGGCCGACGGGCGTCCTACCAGTGGCTACGGTCGGTCTATGCAGTGGTTCACCTTGATCAGCACCATAGTTGGCGCGGCGATCGCCACAGGATCCGCCATGCTTCTGGACCGTCAACGGTGGAAGCGGGAGCGCTTAGATCGTGAGACGCAAGCGCGTCGTGCCCTGTATGGGGACTACCTGGCCGGCCTGTCCGAGTCCCGTCATGCCTGCGGCAACATGGCGCGTGACCCGGACATGGATCTCTCGACGCGCCGGGCCACAGCTCGCGAATCGTTCGGGCCGTGCATCGGGCTGAGATACCAGATGACCATCAGCGCGCCCAGTCGCGTCGTAGAGGCCTCGGAGGATGCCTTCCGCCGTCTGCGCGACCTCCGCGATCGGGTGATGGAGGGAGTCTTGGTCACTGATCCCGTGTATCTGGAGGGGCGCCGAACCTACGACGATGCCCTTGCTGTGCTGCGGGCCCGCATGCGAGAAGACCTGCGCGTCACTGAAGACGGCGCTGCGCCCTGAGCTTGGGAAGCTCGGGTCTTCTGGCGGCATTCAGTGCACTGACCTGCGTCGGACGGTGGTCCAAGCTCACCGACTTCGTGGTCAAGCCCCCGCTGATACCCGTGATTCACCGCAGCATCTGGCACGCGGGTGGCATGACTTTCGCCTCGACTCTTCTGGGGGGTTCCGTGCCTCGGGCGTCTGTGTTTCAGCCTACGAACGTCAGCCGCGGTAGCAGGTACGTCGACCGATCAGGCGCGCGGATGCCAGGACACCCGCGTCGGCTGGTGACGATTGCCGCCGGCCCTCGGATGCTCGCCACAACGGGTAGGCAGTAGCTACACAAATTAGTCCACGCTCGCGTGACAGACATGCCACAATCACATAATGGCGATTAGATTTGACAGAAAGAGTCACACGCTTAGCGTCGGTGATACCAAGATCGAACCTTGCGGACTCGGATATATGTACGAGTATGAAGAATGCAAGGAATTGAGCCTTCCTGGACTCCGGCATGCAATCGCCAGGCTGGAGGGAAAGAAAGTTCCTCCATTCAAAGCGGGGGCAAGGGAGTCGGAAGGCGGCACCGTCGTCCCCGAGCAAGAAATCGGTTCACTGTTAGAAGGTGTGACCGGAAACGTGACATTTTGCGTGCGCGACAACATGAGGCCGGAATTCATCACGATTGATGTGAACGATTCGGGAGATATCGTCGCCTCTTTCTTCCTTCCTTGCGAAATGGAGCATCCTTCTGATGTAATCAAGATCGTTTCCCCGCATCTCGCAGTTCGAGGCGCTCGTCTAATTCGGTGCAGGTACTGGGACGAACCAGGCCCGAAAATGCCACCGGGTTGGGATTTTGACCTACTGCTACCCCGCAATAGGGGAACGCTTTCTGGGGTTCATGAACTGGCCGTGGTGCTCGCCAGGACTTTGAGCCTGCCACCCAACACTTCTATGGATGCCGAAGTCGTAGCGAGTCTTTGCCATGGCGCCCCTGAATCCCTTGTCGGGCTGGAGGAACCTGACTGGCTGGAAGTGAAATCACAGGGATACGATCTGGATAGTATGAAGGATAAAATCGAGCTCGCCCAAGACGTCTCACGATTCGCCAATAGCGAAAAGGGAGGAATCCTTGCTGTTGGCTATAGAACCAAGAAGAACCGGAATGGCGAGCTGATCTCCAAGTGTACCCCCGTCCATGAGGGATTTGCTCAGGTTGCCCGCTATAGAGCAACCATCGACAGCCGTATTTTTCCCCCAATTGACGGGCTTGTGATTCGAGCCTCTCCGCATAACGGAGGGTGGGTGCTGACCGTATTCGTTCCATCGCAGGCAGAAGAGAACAAGCCGTTCTTGGTTCACGGCGCGATTGCCGGCGGAAAGGTGGAAGGAGCCTTCATTTCGATCGTTAGGCGGCGGGGGGAGGCGTCAATTCCGATCACAGGTCCAGCCATTCACAGCATGTTGTCTGCAGGGCGTTCGATATTGCATGGCAAGCGCCTCGGCCCTTAGTGCAGGCAGTGGTCATTGAGGTCGGTGAAGTTTCACTGGCCAAGTGAAGCCAGGCGTCCGCCCTTCATCGGTTGAGGCCAGCTCGCGACCTGGGCTCAGGTTTTGCGAACTGGCCTCATCCTTATCAGGTCGATCACGGGGGACTGTCGACATCGACCAACCACGCCTGCGCCTCAGTCGATCGTCCACCGAGGTCCGGCGGCGACCGCCGCTGTTCGCGCTTGTTGGTGTCAGTTGCTGATGTCACTCGCCACACGTGGTCTTGACAGACTGCCGGGCATCGCCGCCTCAGTGCGTCCCTGAAGACGCTGTGCCGGTGGGCGTAGGGATCGATACCTGCGACGACGGGGCTTCTCCGGTGGGCTGCCTCTGGGAGCCGGAGTCGCCGACGCCCAGTAGCAGGCCTAGTGCAAGCATCGTTGAGAGCGCCGCCGTGATCGCTGCTGCGGGGTCACCCGCCCTCACCGGGCCCGGGTGATGGTCCTTGGCGTACTTAAAGGTGAGGCTTCCGACAAAACAACCGATGGTGAAGATCACCATCTCCGCTGCCCCCATGTGTACGGTCATTCGTGGGCCCTTCGGCTCAGGGGGCCTGCCCGCGCTGATCCGCCACGGTCTGTCGAGCAGGCCCCTACCAGGCCCACCGCGGATACGGGGGCCTCACCCCTTGAGAAGTGAAGGGCCCAAACGCAACAAAGGCCCAACTCTCCTTAGGAGTTGGACCCACCGCGCGAGGCGACGGAAAGACTCAATCACCGCGCGAAGGGCGAAGGCAAATCCGGAATGAGTGATCTGCGTCACATTGCACTGATCTGCAGGTTCTTGCAGATGCTTCAGGGGTGCGGTCGGTACGGAGAGCTAAGAGCACCCACCCTGACCCACCACTCGCCCCAGCTCCCATCCCGTACGCCGTCGACCCACACACCGTGGAGCAGGCGTGGTTCATGGCGTCCAGGTGGAGCGCGCCACTGTACGAACGACCTGGACGCCATGGGCCGCGTCTGCTCGGCTCTGCCTGGGTCGACGGTGTACGGGATGGGAGCACCCCACGCACGCCACAGCGGACCCGCAGTCGGGAACGGCGCCCCCTCCATCCCGGTGCCGGCCGATCCCCCGCCGGAGGCATTGTTCTGACCGTGGCCTTGCCGTCCAGGTCTCGCCTCAGGGCCGTAGCTCGCTGCGGCCCCAGGGGCCGGCCCCTGCGCCGAAGGCGTGTGGGGGCCGGCCCAAGGGGCCAGCCCGCGCCTCGCGCGGGCCCTTGATGATGGAGAGAAGGTTTTATCCCGCTGGGATGAGGCGCTTGCCGTCGTGGCTGCGTACGTGGGGGCCGTTGCCGTCCAAGGCGTCCAGGAGCCTGACCGCGAAGACCTCGGCCATGCGCTCGCTGACCTCGTCGGGAAGCCGTCGCCATGCGGGTGGAGGACGTGACCCTGCCCGAGCCCGACGCCGACGACCAATGGTGCGAGTTGCTGATCCACACAGCGACCCCGGAGGTCGGAAAGCAGTGGACCGACACGGGGGAGATCCACGAGCAACGCGACCTGAAAGGTCGTGCGGAGGGTGAAACACGCACCGTGCCGGGGCATCCGGCCCTGACACGCATCCTGCGGCAGCACATCGAGGACGAACAGCTTCAGCCGGGTGATCTGCTGTTCCAGGGCGAGTCGGGCGGCATCCTCGCCGGTTCCGTCATCCGCCGGGCGTGGCGCAGCGCGCGTAAGGCCGTACTGCCCCCGCACGTCTTCGAGTCGCCCACCGGGCGCCGCGTCTACGACAACCGGAACACGCGCCTGACGAAGTGGCTCAACGACGGCATCCCGCCCGCCCAGGTGGCCGAATGGGCCGGGAACAGCGTCGCCGTGCTCCTGGCGACCTACGCCCGGTGTGTCGACGGGCAGCTGCCGGACCTGAAACGGCGGCTGGAAGCTGCGGGCGACCTCCCTGAAGCGGAGGAACCGGACGTTGGCTGATCTTCTTCGGGTCGAGAACTTCGACACGTATTCGACACGGCC
Above is a genomic segment from Streptomyces fodineus containing:
- a CDS encoding IS5 family transposase (programmed frameshift), which gives rise to MVERMVPDELWELFQRVVPPAPSRPQGGGRRRYGDREVLAAIIFVATTGCTWRQLPPVFGPSGPTAHRRFTEWTAARVWAKLHRLILDELGSRGELDWSRCAIDSVNMRALKGDLTGPNPVDRGKKGSKIHLITERTGLPLSIGISGANLHDSQALEPLVCGIPPIRSRRGPRRRRPAKLHADKGYDYDHLRRWLRQRGIRHRIARKGIESSTRLGRHRWTIERTMSWQGGCRRLHRRYERKAEHFLAFTAIACNLICYRRLTK
- a CDS encoding WhiB family transcriptional regulator, with product MWQVRSGFPVREGCLQHGLETGERWGVWGGIPAGTRQWSAADGASKRRCPVRDGRRLARPL